The window aacccgcaaCCTCGTGCATGACAGCTCGGTACTCAACCAACTAATTTACTTAGCCTCCGGTGCGCGGTATAAACATTTGTCTTCCAGTTTGTGACCTTACCGAGGGTTTACAGTAGAGTTGAACTCTGATATTCGCAATACCTTACTCGTTCGAATGCAAAGATAATACCTTTAtcttgtcattttttttctttttgtcttctttcttgcataaaaattattgtttcctTTATATAAATTTAGTCAAAATTCAATATTTAAACTTTTTCCCTCTTCCGcgtaattttcttttgttgttattttcctAAAAACTTTGTAAGTCTTTTGGTTTCGTATGTGTGTCCCTTGTCAGCTAACAAGTATTGTATATCCGCTTATTTATACATTTTGGGGCTAAATAAAGAACGGAACAGTGAGCACGGACTTTTTGTTAATGAATGTTTTGATTCATCTCACTTATAGACATTTATGAAGGAAATAGTTGTTAAAAATTGCGATGTAAAATAGACTTCGtctaatatacatgtaaatagcCCGCCGGGTCATTAAAATTTATGGCAACTGTGAACAGATTTTTCAGCAAGAGCTAACAGCACAAAGCAAGTGTTTATAATAGAGAAGAGAAAACAACCAACTTCATCAGTCCAGGTAGTCTTGTCGGCCACATTAACTTGTTCGTTTAGATTTGATTCACTTCAGCCTTGCAAGGCCTTTATACGAGGAAAACTTAATTGGCTTGGCGCCGGGTTAGCTCTGTGTATTCAAAATTTCGTTGAAAGAGGTCAAATAAATCTGTTGCTCTCCAATCGGTCAagagtgtattttttttttattttcgaaaaaaaaaacgctaacGGGAAATGATCCCATAACCTTTCCGTGTTTACCGGGCTTGGAGTTTTTGCAGTCATTTCCCTTTTTGCCTAAAATATTGAATACATATGTAATAATAATTGGAGTGAAAGACTTCCTAGACAAGTAACGCAATTGGATTTGTTAACAATCTTCATAAACAAGTCAGTAACAAGTTATAGGATCAATCTTATCAAGTGATTGGCTTAGACGTATACTGTCACGTGTACTGAGAATCACGTGACGAAACGCCCCGGGATCATTGGGAACGCGTACCCATTTTGGAGCCCAACAATGAATGTCCATGTACTCTCAATGATTCTTCTTTAAAACCTGTCGTATTCTTGCAAGGCATGCCTAGTTGGCCTAAGTTGGTCCCCACTACTGTAGCCGTCGCCCTTGTGATGGTGTCGTGTTCCAAAGTCACGGAACTGTTGAATCCTGAAAGCTCATTGAGGTCTCCATTGTTTTCCGACATCGAATTGTCCACTTTTTCGCTCTGCGCGATTTAATGCGATTCActacaatttttgtttttgctaacCTCGTCTCAAAAGGAAGTAAAAATTGATTCCCAATTCGCTTTGACCATATCTCTGAATATACTGCTTGGATCGAACACAAACCCATTCCGGCTTTGTGCATTTTTTGTCTTCTCTATAAAAGGGCAAATGACTTGTGATCTGagtattttcaacttttttaaatcGTGGCCACGACAAATTTCAAATATGAAGTGAGGAAGAAATACAGCAATAAAACGAGACAAAAGTTGAAATTAATTATTGAAAGTAATTGTTACTAATTTGTGTTTGAGGTATTTGACTTATAATTAAACTAGTAAGGTTATACTCGTATTTAGTTTGGTTCATTTTCAGCGgtgaggtataacaaaacacttaatgactggtcccacGGGAAACATTGAGTTTCGTTTTCCCTCGACCCTCAAGCGAATTGAGGATCTCGGGGAAACAAACTCACTTTTCCCTTGAGACCaatcattaagtgtttactgtGTCATGCCCAAGAAAGCGCAATATAGCACAGACAGTGCAGACGGAATTTGCACAAAAGTCTGATAACTTGACCTGAGTTCCATCTGACTGAAACAGTGTGGATCACCTAATGAATGAACAAAGCAGCTAAATAGGGACGATTTGGGGCTTACTTTTAGGGCGGCAGACAAGTTTGCGACGTATAGGTGAGCTACGTTCAGGCAGGCGACGTTTAGGTGTGCAACTGATACAGGTGTGAAACGTTCTCACTGGCCAAAGTAGTTGTGAATTTGATTATTTCGTTTGAGAAAACTGACGTGCTTCAgaatggccgtgttttcacgggtaagaataaatgaggagagaacagacaatattattattattattattattattattattattattattattattattattattattattattattattaagggaCTAATTACAGCGGCACAAGACCAAGCTCTCCTTACTAAAACATACCAGCATCACATTATCAAAGATGGCACTGATCCTCATTGCCGCCTTTGTAATATATCCCAGGAAACCATAGACCACATTATATCAGGTTGCCCAGAACTGAGATTGGGTCGGGCAAGATGTTGGTGTAGACGTGTTTGTGTTAGCTCCGTTCTTGGATATGGCACATggccaaaaatattaaaagaaaaacgtggaAAAGCTCCTCAACATCCTCTACTGAAGAAAACTTCTCGCCCGATGACAAAAGGATAAAACATAACGTATCATTCACAGATTCTGAGCGTAGTAGCGAGTCGGATGAGGTGCTCACTTTGCTGAAAATGGCGGAGACGGTAATGCCAAAACTAGACCAAGTGTTAGAAAAGCTACAAAAATTAGAAGATCAAATTCAATCAGTGGACGAGAAAGTAAGTAGCCTTCAAGTCAAGGTCGAAAGTTTCGAGGTGTTTAAGAAGGAGACAGAAACGAAGATTAAAGAGCTTGAGGACGGTTTGAACTTCGCTAATGCAGAAAGAGAGTCGTTCAAGaagaattttcaagaaatacagAGTCAAGTTCACCTTCTCAGAGACGAGAAACTGTATATGGAGGTTTATCAGCGGCGTGAGAATCTTCGTTTCTTTggaattaaagaagaaaaagatgtaAACGAAGACACGAGGGAggttttggttgatttttttaaaaaccgaaCTCGGCGTGGAAGATGCTGATAATATAGAATTTCACAGGGTGCACCGAGTTGGGAAGCGGACTTCCTCTGTTGGAAAGCCTAGACAAATAATTGCGCGTTTTTTAAGATACCCTGATCGCGAGGAGGTCATGTCAAAGGCGAAGAAATTGAAAGGTAAAAACTTTGGAATCTCACCGGACCTTCCAAAAGAAATTCTAGAGCGTAGAAAGAAGAAGATGCATCGTTTtaaaaaggcaaaagaagaGGGTAAGACCGTCTACTTTAGTAGGGCGGAGCCTGATAAGTTGTTTATTGACGGTGTTCAAATATAAAAACGTAAAATCTAAAACTTCAGGTCATGTATAAAACTATTTCTTTAccaaatttgcattatttttttccaagaactgggtttttttgtttccattgttaCTAGGTGTTATGAGGATTGCAAGACCCTTTGTGTTAGTAGCTTTATATTTAACAGCTTTCGCTGGCTACTTTTTTAACTATGTAATTGTGTGTCGTAGTTTTGCTttgtgccttttgttttctttttcgcatTTTAGCGGGCTAACTTTATATTGTTCTTGTGTGAGGGACATGCAGTGCACCCATGGCTTGAGCTTCACGTATGCAGATGCCTCTTGACGTATTTATTGTTCCGTTCTCTTCACTGAAATGAAACTTTGAAATCTTCACAAAACggaatttaaattttagaattcTATCTCTAAATGTTCGGGGGATTCGCTCTTTTGACAAAAGAAAGGCACTTTTTTACTGGTTAACAAAAGAGAGATCCGATATtatctttttacaagaaacttaCAGTACTCCAGACGTCGAAAAGTTTTGGAAGTCGCAGTGGAGGGGCGACATTTTCTTTAGTCATGGTTCGGAGCACAGTAGGGGGGTTATGATTTTGGTTAAGGAGAAATTCGATTGTGATATTGAAGAACGCCAAGAAGATGAACAAGgaagatttattattttgaaaggtGTCATTCAGGGatatagttttgtttttgtcaatatttattccccaaataAGACCAAAGATCAATGCATCTTCTTCGAGGAAATTCAAAAACAGCTCGATAAATTAGAATTAGAGGATAATTGTGAAGTTATTATTGGAGGcgatttcaatgttattttcgATGCTGAGTTGGATGGAGCTGGAGGCAAACCTCAAGTAAGAGAATCctgtaaaaaaattgaagatttgtGTTCATCTTATGATCTGACTGATATCTGGAGAATAAGAAATCCAGATACTAAGCGCTTtacatggagacaaaaaaacccTACAATACAGCGACGTTTGGACTTTTGGCTAATAAGCAGTAGTGTTCAAGAAGAGGTAGAAGATGTAGATATTATTCCTGCAATAAGAACGGATCACTCCGCTATTACAATGCACATAAACGgaattgaagaaacgggacggggaccttccttttggaaatttaattctaGTCTTTTAGAAGATGATGAATATATCTCTTTTATAACTGAGAATTACAGTGATTGGTTGGAAGATGGAAAAGAGATTCAGGATCCAAGGGTCCTTTGGGACTTCATTAAGTATAAAATCCGTTATGAAACTATTACCTATAGCAAACAGAAAGCTAGAATTAGAAGGGAGAAATTATTAGACTTAGAACAAAAACTTAAAGAGTGCACAGCAAAATGCGATGAACAGCCCAGTCAAGAAAACTTGAGTGatctggaaattttaaaaaccgAATATGATAGTCAATATGATTATATAGCGCAAGGAGCAATAATTCGCTCGAGAGTAAATTGGTACGAATATGGCGAGAAAAGTAATAAGTACTTTTTGAACTTagaaaattccaaaaagaaaaaaagttgtattaGAAAGTTAGTGGGGTTTAATGATGAATGCATAATGGATCCGAAACAAATAATGACAGAGATTCATAGCTTTTATGCCAATCTTTATGATAAGGACTCTTGTCAGCAGGGTGGCTTGTCGATTGATGAATTCCTTAAGAATGTAAATACTAACATGTTAACAGACGAGCAGCAGGaatatttggagaaaaaaattacaacaaacgAATATTTAGAAGCGTTGAAatcatttgagaaaaacaaaacaccaggGAATGATGGATTAACTGTGGAGTTTTATCTTGGCTTCTGGCATCTCATAGAGAAATGTCTCGTCAATTCCTTGAATTTCGCTCACGAACACGGACAACtgtcaaattcgcaaaaacaaGCTATGATTACGTTGTTGGAGAAGAAAGACAAAGACAGACGTTTTATCAAAAATTGGAGACCGATCTCACTGATTAATGTCGATGTTAAAATCGCATCAAAGGCGATTGCAAGAAAGTTAGAATTGTTTTTAAGTGAGCTTATTCATTCAAATCAAAATGGTTTTATCAAGGGAAGATGTTTACTTGACGGAGTTCGAACAATTGAAGATGTGCTTGAATTTGCTAAATTTACGGATAGTTCAGGTATTCTTTTAGCagttgattttgagaaagcattTGACTCTTTGAatcattctttcctttttaaaatcttgGAAAAATTTAACTTTGGAACGCAATTTATAAAGTGGATCAAAACGTTCTACACTAACGTATCTAGTTGTGTCttaaataatggttttattaCTGATTTGTTTGATATTCGTTGTGGCGTTAGGCAGGGCGATCCCTTGTcacctttgttatttattttggccATTGAAGTGCTTGCTTGCAGAATTCGGGAGGATAAGGgaattaaaggtattttaatcaatgaggaagaaatcaaactaacactttttgctgacgatatgaCTTGTTTTCTCAGAGATATCTCATCATATCATCGTTTATTGGCAACTCTTCAAATTTTTTATAAGTTCTCCAACCTTCGagttaatgatgataaaacgGAGATCTTTGCCATTGGCACACATCACCTGGATCCAACTAAGTTTTCTCAtaaagtacgaaaatcaattaaaatcctGGGAATTGTATTTGATTATCATATAGCATCAAGGATGAGAGCCAACTTTGACTTAGTTCTTAAGTCTATCAAAGATATATTGAACATGTGGAAGTGGAGAGGACTTAGTACACTACTAGGAAGAATTCGGATTGTTAAATCCTTTATTCTACCAAAATTTTTGAGTAAAGCGGCGTTGATTGCAGTTTCGGAAGAGTTGATTAAAGAGGTCAACAGTTTGATTTACCGTTTCATTTGGAAAGGTAATGATAAAATAAAGCGTTCCGCTCTCATCAAGGATATCGAAGATGGTGGACTTAGGATGCTAGACATTCAATCGATGATTCAAGCTCAGAGGGTGATGTTATTAAAAAGATTTGTAGATGaagaaaac of the Montipora foliosa isolate CH-2021 chromosome 14, ASM3666993v2, whole genome shotgun sequence genome contains:
- the LOC137985494 gene encoding tropomyosin-like; the encoded protein is MAKNIKRKTWKSSSTSSTEENFSPDDKRIKHNVSFTDSERSSESDEVLTLLKMAETVMPKLDQVLEKLQKLEDQIQSVDEKVSSLQVKVESFEVFKKETETKIKELEDGLNFANAERESFKKNFQEIQSQVHLLRDEKLYMEVYQRRENLRFFGIKEEKDVNEDTREVLVDFFKNRTRRGRC